In Methylotenera sp. L2L1, the following proteins share a genomic window:
- a CDS encoding GGDEF domain-containing protein: MGLDVRTIMVMFAMLSFMFFCLFELAGLRVGRIRGVRQWAVANLCIGLGFSLAYFFGRTTPGHDWAVVFGVTLIATGACLQLTGIQAFKEQPTYWRLVVLFIGIIFCQSVWFNVIHPDFHVRASVNSFLFFFIYAACTRVLLVKTEASLRVSYWFTGASFAMLAVLLVARGVVIMRSPDESIGLHVNTAINTLPFIICCLLQFCIAFGLLLMLNHRLIADVYQVASRDALTGTLNRRRIEEDALRLRARCMRTGESLAIMMIDIDFFKSINDRYGHPAGDKVLCCLAEIAQKSIRPDDYFARYGGEEFCMLLTATTENEALELAERLRLAFAQFTLALGKERLNVTVSIGVADSRDIGLEFADLVKAADQALYRAKQNGRNQVVAYSSMRVDDTF, translated from the coding sequence ATGGGTTTAGATGTACGTACCATCATGGTGATGTTTGCCATGTTGTCTTTTATGTTTTTCTGCTTATTTGAGTTGGCAGGGTTGCGCGTAGGCCGTATTCGTGGCGTAAGGCAGTGGGCAGTCGCAAATTTATGTATCGGTCTAGGTTTTAGTTTAGCTTATTTTTTTGGGCGCACCACACCCGGACATGACTGGGCAGTGGTGTTTGGTGTGACGTTAATTGCAACGGGTGCTTGCCTGCAGTTAACGGGGATTCAGGCGTTTAAAGAGCAGCCAACTTATTGGCGGCTAGTGGTGTTATTTATTGGCATTATTTTTTGCCAGAGTGTTTGGTTTAATGTCATTCACCCAGATTTTCATGTACGTGCTAGTGTAAATTCTTTCTTATTTTTCTTTATTTATGCGGCTTGTACCCGTGTGCTCTTGGTAAAAACAGAAGCTTCATTGAGAGTGTCATACTGGTTTACGGGGGCGTCATTTGCGATGCTGGCCGTGCTACTGGTTGCGCGTGGTGTCGTTATTATGCGTTCACCAGATGAATCTATTGGCTTGCACGTTAATACGGCCATTAATACCCTGCCATTTATCATCTGTTGTTTATTGCAATTTTGCATCGCATTTGGTTTGCTATTGATGCTAAACCATAGGCTGATTGCCGATGTATACCAAGTGGCATCGCGTGATGCACTGACTGGCACTTTGAATCGACGTCGCATTGAAGAAGATGCCTTGCGCCTGAGGGCGCGCTGCATGCGTACTGGCGAGTCATTAGCGATTATGATGATCGATATTGATTTCTTTAAGTCTATTAATGATCGTTATGGACATCCTGCCGGTGATAAGGTGCTTTGCTGTTTGGCTGAAATTGCTCAAAAATCGATTAGACCAGATGATTATTTTGCACGTTATGGTGGTGAAGAGTTTTGCATGTTGCTAACCGCTACGACAGAAAATGAAGCATTGGAGTTGGCGGAGCGCCTACGTTTGGCTTTTGCACAGTTTACGTTAGCACTGGGGAAAGAGCGTCTTAATGTGACGGTGAGTATAGGTGTTGCAGACTCGCGTGATATTGGCTTGGAGTTTGCAGACCTTGTGAAAGCGGCGGACCAGGCGCTGTATCGCGCCAAGCAAAACGGCCGTAATCAGGTGGTTGCTTACTCAAGTATGCGTGTTGATGATACGTTTTAA
- a CDS encoding TerC family protein, with the protein MNELQSIGTWWMWGGFGIFVVAMLAIDMFALGRKGAHKVGAREALIWSLVWFMLAMVFGAALWAWLDYTSGRAIADARAMEYLTGYLLEKTLAMDNIFVFVMIFSYFAVPLEYQKRILVYGVLGAIILRALMILIGAWLIAQFHWVLYVFGAFLLITGIKMFVFADHEPNLATNPLLKWLRQHIRITDKYHADKFWITENGVRWFTPMFLVLVLIEFSDVIFAMDSIPAIFAITNDPFIVFTSNIFAILGLRALYFLLADMAERFHLLKFGLALVLIFVGIKMLIVEWFKIPVAVSLGVVVAVLGTSMLLSLLATRKVKS; encoded by the coding sequence ATGAATGAACTGCAGTCGATAGGCACTTGGTGGATGTGGGGAGGTTTTGGCATATTTGTAGTCGCCATGCTGGCCATTGATATGTTTGCGTTAGGGCGCAAAGGCGCACATAAGGTAGGGGCGCGTGAGGCGCTTATTTGGTCGCTGGTATGGTTTATGTTGGCGATGGTGTTTGGTGCAGCGTTATGGGCGTGGTTGGACTATACAAGCGGAAGAGCGATAGCCGATGCCAGAGCGATGGAGTATCTCACAGGCTATTTACTAGAAAAAACACTGGCGATGGATAACATCTTTGTGTTTGTGATGATTTTTAGTTATTTTGCGGTGCCGTTGGAGTACCAAAAGCGTATATTGGTGTATGGCGTATTGGGTGCCATTATTTTGCGTGCCTTAATGATTCTGATTGGCGCGTGGCTGATTGCGCAGTTCCATTGGGTATTGTATGTGTTTGGGGCGTTCTTGCTGATTACTGGTATCAAGATGTTTGTGTTTGCTGATCATGAGCCGAATTTAGCGACTAACCCTTTGCTTAAATGGTTACGCCAACATATTCGTATTACGGATAAGTATCACGCTGATAAGTTTTGGATCACCGAGAACGGTGTGCGTTGGTTTACGCCTATGTTTTTGGTATTGGTGTTGATTGAGTTTTCAGATGTGATTTTTGCAATGGATAGTATCCCTGCTATTTTTGCGATTACCAATGATCCGTTTATTGTATTTACCTCAAATATTTTCGCTATTTTAGGCTTGCGTGCGCTGTACTTCTTATTAGCTGATATGGCAGAGCGCTTTCACTTGCTTAAATTTGGCTTGGCGTTAGTGTTGATATTTGTAGGCATAAAAATGCTGATAGTAGAGTGGTTCAAAATTCCAGTGGCAGTTTCATTAGGGGTAGTAGTGGCAGTGCTAGGTACAAGTATGTTGCTCAGTTTATTAGCGACAAGAAAAGTAAAGTCATAA
- a CDS encoding cytochrome b yields the protein MNQASTRYTKTAVFLHWLIALVIIGMFALGWYMSELPKEAAKQSAFDLFDLGIYTWELAKEASPRTFYFNLHKSIGITLLALIAVRVLWRITHRPPAMLISYKAWEKKLATGMHHLLYLLMVAMPVTGLIMAVNSKYGVMWFGMDFIAGLDNSTMRDIFKEAHEIVGALLLLAVIIHIAGALKHKFVDKDGTMKRMSFK from the coding sequence ATGAATCAAGCTTCTACACGCTATACAAAAACCGCGGTCTTTCTTCACTGGCTGATCGCACTTGTTATTATTGGTATGTTTGCACTAGGTTGGTACATGAGTGAGCTGCCTAAAGAGGCCGCAAAACAATCGGCTTTTGATTTATTCGATTTAGGCATATATACATGGGAGCTTGCTAAAGAAGCTAGCCCGAGAACCTTTTACTTTAACTTACATAAATCAATCGGTATCACATTACTAGCGCTTATCGCGGTTCGTGTGTTGTGGCGCATTACGCACCGCCCACCTGCGATGCTCATCTCTTACAAAGCTTGGGAGAAAAAGCTAGCCACTGGTATGCATCACCTGCTTTATTTATTGATGGTAGCAATGCCTGTCACAGGCCTGATTATGGCTGTTAACAGCAAATACGGTGTGATGTGGTTTGGTATGGACTTCATCGCTGGTTTAGATAACAGCACTATGCGTGATATATTCAAAGAAGCACATGAGATTGTCGGTGCCCTATTACTACTAGCTGTCATCATTCATATTGCAGGCGCTCTAAAACATAAGTTCGTTGATAAAGATGGCACCATGAAACGTATGTCATTTAAATAA
- a CDS encoding GNAT family N-acetyltransferase: MPVTANARKGITVQDSFNIEKVRWQTHAQQLIAVREAVFIVEQKVPVALEWDGLDETAQHLLALSSAGVAVGCARLLGDGSVGRMAVIKLWRGLGVGAALLNSAIAYYRQQGIDVVTLSAQVHAIAFYERFGFKVCSEVYVDAGILHRDMQRIDA; the protein is encoded by the coding sequence ATGCCTGTTACTGCAAACGCTCGCAAGGGGATAACAGTGCAAGATAGTTTCAATATTGAGAAAGTAAGATGGCAAACGCATGCGCAGCAATTAATCGCTGTGCGAGAGGCTGTGTTTATCGTTGAGCAGAAGGTACCTGTTGCATTAGAGTGGGATGGTTTAGATGAAACGGCTCAACATTTACTGGCATTGAGCTCAGCAGGAGTGGCTGTAGGCTGTGCAAGGCTGCTGGGGGATGGTAGTGTTGGACGTATGGCTGTAATAAAGCTTTGGCGTGGCCTAGGTGTGGGTGCGGCGTTATTAAATTCGGCTATTGCTTATTATCGGCAGCAAGGGATAGATGTGGTCACACTCTCAGCCCAAGTGCATGCAATCGCGTTTTATGAGAGATTTGGATTTAAGGTATGTAGCGAAGTTTACGTCGATGCGGGTATTTTACATCGGGATATGCAACGCATCGACGCGTAG
- a CDS encoding quinoprotein relay system zinc metallohydrolase 2: MKILMITMSLFSMIGCSHAQVQHDSFVVEAVADGIYVHHGEHLDIDTGYQGDICNISFIVGSKGVAVIDTGGSLKVGQQLQTAIRKVTPLPVLYVINTHVHPDHIYGNAAFLPKNPSEPKPAFVGHEKLGNAMEVRSEQYTRLNERFLHDDAKGSDLIKPTLAVKTTLELDLGDRVLILNAHPLAHTNTDITLLDRNTGTLFAGDLLFIERTPVIEGDIKGLIAEIIKLKDSPAKQVVPGHGPVTKDWLVAFTNAERYLTVLLKDVRASIQANEGMEKAMDTAAASERNHWKLFEIANRRNVNTIYPVLEWE, translated from the coding sequence ATGAAAATTTTAATGATAACCATGAGTTTGTTTTCAATGATTGGCTGTTCACATGCGCAAGTACAGCATGACAGCTTTGTGGTTGAGGCGGTGGCTGACGGTATTTATGTACATCATGGGGAGCATTTAGATATTGATACTGGGTATCAGGGTGATATCTGCAATATTAGCTTTATTGTTGGTAGTAAAGGCGTTGCTGTGATTGACACAGGCGGCAGCCTGAAAGTTGGCCAGCAATTACAGACGGCTATTCGTAAAGTCACGCCTTTGCCTGTGTTGTACGTGATTAATACGCATGTGCATCCTGACCATATTTACGGTAATGCTGCATTTTTACCCAAGAACCCTAGCGAGCCCAAGCCAGCCTTTGTCGGCCATGAGAAGTTGGGCAATGCGATGGAGGTGAGAAGTGAGCAATACACTAGGCTCAATGAGCGGTTTTTGCATGATGATGCAAAAGGCAGTGACTTGATTAAGCCGACACTGGCTGTTAAAACTACACTGGAGCTTGATTTAGGCGATAGAGTGCTGATATTAAATGCGCATCCATTGGCACATACCAATACCGATATTACGTTGCTTGATCGTAACACCGGTACTTTATTTGCGGGTGATTTATTGTTTATAGAGCGCACACCAGTGATTGAGGGTGATATTAAAGGCTTAATTGCAGAAATAATAAAATTAAAGGATAGCCCTGCAAAGCAGGTGGTGCCAGGGCATGGGCCTGTCACTAAAGATTGGCTGGTTGCATTTACAAATGCCGAGCGTTATTTGACCGTATTATTGAAAGATGTACGTGCAAGTATTCAGGCTAATGAAGGGATGGAAAAAGCAATGGATACAGCAGCTGCAAGTGAGCGTAATCACTGGAAACTGTTTGAAATTGCTAATCGACGCAATGTAAATACAATTTACCCTGTATTGGAATGGGAATAA
- the htpX gene encoding protease HtpX, which produces MKRILYFLATNLAIVFVLSITMRILGVEPYLNANGLDLSNLLVFSAIMGFGGAFISLAISKWSAKRMSGAVVIEEPRTATEIWLVKTVRAQADAVGIKMPEVAIFDTPEVNAFATGMTKNSSLVAVSSGLLNAMTKDEAEAVLAHEISHIANGDMVTLTLIQGVVNTFVMFLSRVIGYVVDKVVFKTERGTGPAFFITMMIAQFVLGILASMIVMWFSRQREFRADAGAAKLSSKNKMIAALQRLQAQHEPSALPEQMAAFGISGKGGLSKLFASHPGLDERIAALRESQ; this is translated from the coding sequence ATGAAACGTATTTTATATTTTCTAGCAACTAACTTAGCCATTGTGTTTGTGCTATCTATTACCATGCGCATTTTAGGGGTAGAGCCGTACTTGAATGCCAATGGCTTGGACTTGAGTAATTTATTAGTCTTTTCTGCCATTATGGGTTTTGGTGGTGCGTTTATCTCGCTAGCGATTTCTAAATGGAGCGCAAAACGTATGTCGGGCGCGGTGGTGATTGAAGAGCCACGTACAGCCACTGAAATATGGTTGGTAAAAACAGTGCGCGCACAAGCAGATGCGGTAGGTATTAAGATGCCTGAAGTCGCAATTTTTGATACGCCAGAGGTAAATGCTTTTGCAACCGGCATGACTAAAAATAGCTCATTAGTAGCGGTTTCTAGCGGCTTATTAAATGCCATGACCAAAGATGAAGCTGAAGCAGTATTGGCACATGAGATATCGCATATTGCTAATGGAGACATGGTGACATTGACGCTGATTCAAGGCGTTGTGAATACCTTTGTGATGTTTTTATCCCGCGTGATTGGCTATGTTGTGGATAAAGTCGTGTTTAAAACAGAGCGCGGTACAGGACCTGCCTTTTTTATTACGATGATGATTGCGCAATTTGTATTAGGTATTTTGGCATCTATGATTGTGATGTGGTTTTCACGCCAACGTGAGTTTAGGGCGGATGCGGGCGCGGCTAAATTATCAAGTAAAAACAAGATGATTGCAGCCTTGCAACGTTTGCAGGCACAGCATGAGCCATCAGCATTGCCTGAACAAATGGCTGCATTTGGTATATCTGGTAAAGGCGGGCTATCAAAATTATTTGCTAGCCACCCAGGGCTGGATGAGCGTATTGCAGCATTGCGTGAATCACAATAA
- the pqqA gene encoding pyrroloquinoline quinone precursor peptide PqqA, with product MWTTPAATEMRFGFEVTMYVMNK from the coding sequence ATGTGGACAACACCAGCAGCGACTGAAATGCGTTTCGGCTTCGAAGTTACAATGTACGTAATGAACAAGTAA
- a CDS encoding DoxX family protein, whose product MQKYLATAARVLLAQLFLLQVVALIVGFTSNPDGYQQYQAGLGSLGLPGIFAPLIIFVNFVGGLALLLGYKTKAFALFMAIYIVALTLLLKLPVLQYLAIAGGLLLLYVNPNTACSLDNCKKKA is encoded by the coding sequence ATGCAAAAATACTTAGCAACTGCAGCACGCGTTTTATTAGCGCAACTCTTTTTACTTCAAGTCGTAGCGCTGATTGTTGGTTTTACCAGCAATCCTGATGGATATCAGCAATATCAAGCTGGTTTGGGTAGCTTAGGCTTGCCTGGCATTTTTGCCCCACTGATTATTTTTGTGAACTTTGTTGGTGGCTTGGCTTTATTACTAGGTTATAAAACCAAAGCATTTGCATTGTTCATGGCTATTTATATCGTCGCTCTAACCCTATTACTCAAGTTACCAGTGTTACAGTATCTAGCAATTGCTGGTGGCTTATTACTGCTATATGTAAACCCTAATACAGCGTGTAGCTTAGATAACTGTAAGAAAAAAGCTTAA
- the nhaR gene encoding transcriptional activator NhaR, whose protein sequence is MINYKQFHYFWAVAKAGSIVRASKQLHLTPQTISGQIAILEASLGVSLFRKVGRGIELTETGELALTYAEDIFQTGNALEETLRAGSKERSRLFRVGISDAVPKSIAYRLLAPAMSLAEPIKIICREGKLESLLGELAIHRLDLVLSDRPMPSEIDIKGRSHELLECGLSFFAAPSLAQPHEQVFPHHLSNAPLLVPGEDSAVRKRLMSWLNTLRIQPQIVGEFDDSALMRAFGQAGVGIFCAPSIIADEVITQHNVIKIGETNQVVERFYAISVERRANHPAVIAINTASSKVS, encoded by the coding sequence ATGATTAATTACAAACAATTCCACTATTTTTGGGCTGTGGCTAAAGCCGGTAGCATCGTTCGCGCCAGCAAGCAGTTACATTTAACCCCACAAACCATCAGTGGGCAGATAGCCATTCTCGAAGCCTCACTCGGTGTATCATTATTTAGAAAAGTGGGCCGTGGCATTGAGCTTACCGAAACAGGAGAGTTAGCACTCACTTATGCTGAGGATATTTTCCAAACTGGTAATGCCCTAGAAGAAACTTTACGCGCAGGCTCTAAAGAGCGTTCTCGCCTATTTAGAGTAGGTATTTCAGATGCAGTTCCTAAATCCATCGCTTATCGCTTGCTAGCACCAGCTATGTCGCTGGCAGAACCCATTAAAATTATTTGCCGTGAAGGTAAATTAGAGTCTTTACTGGGTGAGTTGGCGATTCACCGTCTGGATTTAGTGCTGTCTGATAGACCAATGCCTAGTGAAATTGATATTAAGGGCCGCAGTCACGAACTATTGGAGTGTGGCTTGAGCTTTTTCGCAGCGCCTTCCCTTGCGCAACCCCATGAGCAGGTATTTCCACATCATTTAAGTAACGCACCGCTCTTGGTACCTGGTGAAGATAGCGCTGTGCGTAAACGTTTGATGTCATGGCTAAATACCCTACGCATTCAACCTCAAATCGTCGGTGAGTTTGATGATAGCGCACTCATGCGTGCGTTTGGGCAAGCTGGTGTTGGTATTTTCTGTGCCCCATCCATCATTGCGGACGAGGTCATCACACAACATAATGTGATTAAAATTGGTGAAACCAACCAAGTAGTAGAACGATTCTATGCCATCTCGGTAGAACGGCGCGCTAATCATCCGGCAGTCATCGCCATTAACACGGCATCATCAAAAGTTAGCTAA